One Cryptomeria japonica chromosome 9, Sugi_1.0, whole genome shotgun sequence genomic window carries:
- the LOC131052181 gene encoding replication protein A 70 kDa DNA-binding subunit C-like — MFARDLAPTARRSLKFGIHAPLAQQETFHNISSIKSLIPFQNKWAIKGRVINKRKLHQYNTPKSSRQVFNFDMIDAEGTEIRITCFGDIAKMHYHRVEPGAYYYLSKGSIKEANTKWNKVNIHLEITLDHNSILKRCDPPVDGEGNASRFTPINELTNYSNNTLVDVIGVVVDVKDLAVISRKDGSRVKKRVVKINDMSTFTVDVNLWGVAWEQLGEDLKNMHVAQTVVILEVTNARVGYFNGKIMLQDYTGSLWSTAFDEVGTNLLGMSTKDLYMLQYDLAANRTPQSIIKNVLLSTFVFTLFVTTGNYNSQTRLKTTITKAMFVDFQGECALLLADIARMSAAAEFHTD; from the exons ATGTTCGCTCGCGATCTAGCTCCCACAGCTAGACGTTCCCTTAAGTTTGGAATACACGCCCCACTTGCACAGCAAGAAACCTTTCATAATATCAGCTCGATAAAATCTTTGATTCCCTTCCAAAATAAATGGGCAATAAAAGGTCGTGTAATAAACAAGAGGAAATTGCATCAATATAATACACCAAAATCCTCTAGGCAAGTGTTTAACTTTGACATGATAGATGCTGAAGGTACTGAAATTAGAATAACATGTTTTGGTGATATAGCTAAGATGCATTATCATAGGGTTGAACCGGGAGCATATTATTATCTATCAAAAGGTTCCATTAAGGAAGCCAACACAAAATGGAATAAAGTTAACATTCATCTTGAGATTACTTTGGACCACAATTCAATATTAAAGCGTTGTGATCCACCTGTTGATGGTGAAGGTAATGCTTCTCGATTCACACCAATCAATGAACTTACAAACTATAGCAACAACACTTTAGTCGATGTCATTGGTGTTGTCGTTGATGTTAAAGACCTTGCAGTAATATCTAGAAAAGATGGAAGCAGAGTGAAAAAAAGGGTTGTTAAAATAAATGATATGTCGACTTTTACTGTTGATGTTAATTTATGGGGAGTGGCTTGGGAACAATTAGGTGAAGATCTCAAGAATATGCATGTAGCTCAAACAGTTGTCATCCTTGAGGTCACTAATGCTCGTGTTGGCTATTTCAATGGAAAG ATCATGCTTCAAGACTATACAGGCTCTCTTTGGAGTACTGCCTTTGATGAAGTTGGCACAAATTTGCTAGGCATGTCAACCAAAGATCTTTACATGTTGCAGTATGATTTGGCCGCAAACAGAACTCCTCAATCTATTATCAAGAATGTCCTCTTATCCACCTTTGTTTTCACTCTCTTTGTTACAACAGGGAACTACAACTCGCAGACTAGActgaaaacaacaatcaccaaagcaaTGTTTGTTGATTTTCAAGGTGAATGTGCTCTTTTGCTTGCAGACATTGCTCGGATGAGTGCAGCTGCAGAATTCCATACCGATTAG